The sequence TCACCTCGGCCTTACCATTTGCCATTATTATGGTTGGGATATGTATTTCTCTGTATAAGGCTTTAAGTCAAGAGTTCACCAAAGAAGACAAAGGTGGAAGACGTTGGAAACGTGAGCGTAGAATTCAATCCTAACCGAATCGAACAAAAGGACATTGGTTAACAACTAACAGCTCACCTCGTTTAGTTTCTTACCTGAGGTGACTGTTAGTTGGCTTAATAAACAACCGATCTGTTATGAATCGTTCACTCCTTATAATATTTTATATTGACAAACATAGACGGTTTTTATATACTGTATGTAATATAATAATCAACTCCGAATAGTTTTATCAATACACACTTATAGCTAAAGTGAAATTAGCATATGATTAATATTTGTTATTGATCATGTGAAAATTTTATTTGTTGCTATAAGATGGGGATTAGAAGTTATCGGTATATTTCTGTTTAGACATGTCTAGGTAGAAGTATACCTTTTTTAGTTCCAAAAAAGGGGGAGAACCATGCAAAAGACACAACTAAAAAAAAGCGTACTAGAAGCAGAAATCAGCAAATCATTAACACAGTGGGAGAAAGAATACCTCGGACGTGGGTCAGTAAATGTAAAAACTGACATTGTCAGAAACATGATTATCGTCATATTAAAAGGGGTTCTTACACCTGCTGAAAAGGAACTTGCTAAAGATCCTCAAGGGATATTAGACATTAAAAAAACACGAGCAGCATTGATTGAGAGCGGCAACCAACAATTGAAATCAATTATTTATGAGATGACAAACGAAGAAGTTGTTAGCTTTCATACAGATATAAGCGTTCATAACGGCGAACGTGTCATTGTATTTATGCTAAATGATAATCTTGAAAAAAAATTAATATGATTCCGGGAGATTCATTAAAACACCTTTAAGGTAAGGTGAGTTAATAATAGACCGACATGACATAATAGGCGAAATTTATTTCCGCCATTGTCTTGTCGGCTTTTTTTATGTCTCTGAACCGGACATAAAGAAAAGTTAAAAAAAGGTGGTAAAGAGTATGATTGAAATTATTACTGAGAATCTTTTATCTCCTGTCGTCTTATTCTTTGTACTTGGTTTGATTGCAGCGATTTTCAAGTCAGACTTAACGTTTCCCAAAGGTTTAAGTGAAGCTTTAAGTATTTATTTATTAGTAGCGATCGGGCTTAAAGGCGGGATTGAACTTTCTAATTATACACTAGAAGCAGTGATTCAACCGATTGCAGGTACCTTATTTCTAGGGATTGCCACTCCAATCCTGACGCTAATTATTCTCCGCTTCACTCTAAAACTAGACATCAATAACGCGATTGGTTTAGCCGCGACGTATGGATCAGTAAGTATTGTTACGTATGGTGCTGCCTTATCCTTTTTAGAGAACCACAGCATAGGCTATGAAAGCTTCATGAATGCAATGGTTGTTCTAATGGAAATCCCAGCGATCCTTGTTGCTCTTTTTATTTACGGAGCCATTAAAACGACGAAAAAACAACCAATGGCCCCTACAAAACAGGTAGGGATTACAGCCACACCAGGACTTTCATGGATCGATAAAGATGTCTTAAAAGAAAGCTTTTTTGGAAAAAGTGTTCTTTTATTAGTTGGAAGCTTATTTATTGGACTTATTGTTGGAAAAGATGGGCTCCCTGTCATCGAACCTTTATTCATTGATTTGTACAACAGTGTCCTCATGTTATTCCTATTGAACATGGGAATTATGGCTGGAGAACGGTTAGATCTCATTAAAAAACATGGCATAAAACTTGTTTTGTTTGGTATTTGTATCCCAATCCTTTATGGAGTGATCGGTGTACTCGTTGGTTATGCCGTGAACCTATCACTTGGGGGAATGACTTTAATGGGGGTACTTGCTGCAAGTGCATCCTATATCGCTGCACCAGCTGCTCTGAAAACGAGTGTTCCTCATGCAAATCCATCGATTTATTTAGGTTTAGCTTTAGGAATCACCTTTCCATTTAACCTAATCTTAGGTATTCCTATCTATTTTACGGTCGCACAGTGGATCGCTTAAAAAAATACTCCCTATTAGTACCATCCATTAGCGAATGTGAGATCATTAAAGGAGGATTTTTCAGATGGAATTAACAAAAGAAACGCAAGCCACGACGACAAAGAAGCTATTTATTACATGTTTAGACCACGACATCAAACCATTCATTCTCGATGAATTAAATATTCGTTCAACAGAAATGATCGTCTTAAAAAGCTATGATAACGTCATTTCTCACCCATTTGATAGTATAATAAGAAATATTATTATTAGTATTTATGAAAACAATGTTGATGAAATTTATATCATCGGTGAGCAAGAAGCTAAACGACGAACGCTGGATCGAGAGCTGATCATGCGCAAAATGAATGATGATGGCATCACAAAGAATGCCATCAAAACTCTTGAATATTTAAAAGACCCTATCGGTGAAGATATGTATCAATGGTTAGTAGGAGATGAGAACTGCATCGAATCTGCTATTAAAAAAAGCAAAGCAACCATTAGCAATCACCCACTCATCCCTAACCGAATTAGCGTCCGTGGGTTGCTAGTTAATAACGAAAAAGAAACAGTGACATATTTAGAAGATCAATTTGCAAACCAATAATAAAGAGGCTAGGACAACAGATAACAGGTTCAGTTTTGGGAGGGAAAACGTTAATTCGCAGGTTAAATAGCATTACAATTAGCATACAAAAACGCACAGATTTTTTTCTGTGCGTTTTTACTCATATTTTCTTCCCTTGTTGAACTAAGATATCCATTGGTTGAAGATGTCGCTATACCGACGAAAATAGTTCGTATATTTTTATGAAGGACATTTCTACTGCAATTTCCAACTTCTTTGTCCTTCATCGCCTTTATGAAGGACATTTCTACTGCGATTTCCAACTCCTTTGTCCTTCATCACCTTTATGAAGGACATTTCTACTGCGATTCCGGCCTTTTATGTAAATTGTCATTTTCTCTGACAAAACTGAACCCATTACTCACTGGAAAATTTCTATTTTCCAAATATTTTTACTATTCTTAATCAAAAAAATAACCCTAAGTCATTTAGAGTTTCTTTTACTACCTTGCATTATTATTTTAATAAATATGGCGGTCCGGACGGGACTCGAACCCGCGACCTCCTGCGTGACAGGCAGGCATTCTAACCAACTGAACTACCGGACCAGATATGATATTTACTGATGTTGACTTGCAGTGATGTGTTACACCATTGTATCGTCAACTTAAATATGGTGGAGGATGACGGGATCGAACCGCCGACCCCCTGCTTGTAAGGCAGGTGCTCTCCCAGCTGAGCTAATCCTCCATATGTTGGTGACCCGTACGGGATTCGAACCCGTGTTACCGCCGTGAAAGGGCGGTGTCTTAACCACTTGACCAACGGGCCAAACTGTTTTCTCTCAACTTGATAATGTTATTATATAAAACTATTTTAAAAAAGTAAATAGCTTTTTTTATATTTTTTTATTTTTATTTCATTCGTGGTAACGAGATCGTTTCCACAATTATCTTCTAAGTGTATAACCTCTTATCAGCTAAGGAAATATATGAATACCATCTACTTTCACCCACTACATGTATTAAACTTTGATCATCTACAGGAGGCTTTTATGAGTGAAACAAACGAAGTAAATGAGAATATGCCAAAGTACCCTGAACCTTATTGGACGGACTCTGTTGATGTCAAGTCCTTCCCGAAACTAAAAGAGGATATTAAAGTTGACATAGCGATTGTTGGCGGTGGAATTACTGGGATTACGACTGCGTATCTCCTAGTCAAAGCAGGAATGAACGTTGCACTTGTTGACGCAGACAACATTTTGAATGGTACTACCGGTCATACAACAGCAAAAGTCACCTCACAACACGACATTATCTATAATGAATTAGTTCACCACTTTGGCCAAGAAAAAGCAAAGCTTTACTATCAAGCAACAAATGATTCTTATCGTTTTATTAAAGATACCGTCAATGAGTTTGATATTGACTGTGACTTCACCGAAGAGGATGCGTACATTTACACTAATTCAGATAAATATGTGATTGATTTAATGAATGAATACCGTACGTACGAACAACTAGGGATTGATGGTGCTTATTTAGAAAACATCCCTCTACCTATCGATATCAAAGCAGCGATCGTCATGAAAAATCAAGCGCAATTCCATCCCTTGAAGTACTTAGAACACCTTGTTCATTATATCGTTGATCATGGCGGTGCGATCTACGAGAACACTACAGCCGTTGATATCGAGGACGACCTGTATCCAAAAGTTGTAACGAGAGACGGTTATAAAATCAAATGCGATAAGGTGATTAGTTGTTCACATTTCCCATTTTACGATAAACAGAGCTTTTATTTTTCACGCATGTATGCGGATCGATCTTACGTGTTAGCCGCAACGGTTAAGGCGGATTATCCTGGCGGTATGTATTTGAGTGCAGAGCAACCGACACGATCACTCCGCTCAACACCCTATAACGGTGAGAACCTTATTCTTATTGGTGGTGAGGGTCATAAAGCAGGTCAAGGGAAACCGATGATCAATCATTATCAAGCACTTGAAGCATTTGGTGAAGACCTATTTGGCATTAAAGAAATTCCTTATCGTTGGTCCACTCAAGACTTAACGACCTTAGATAAAGTGCCATATATCGGACAACTTACATCAAAGACTGAAAATATATTTGTGGCGACTGGGTACCGAAAATGGGGAATGACAAATGGAACAGCAGCCGCACTTGTATTAAGAGATTTAGTTACGCAACGAACAAGTCCATACAAAGACTTGTATTCACCTTCACGCTTTTATAGTGATCCAAGTCTTAAATACTTCTTAAATGAAAATGCCGATGTGGCCAAACATTTAATTCAAGGAAAATTAGAGTTTGCCCTTGATTTACGTAAGCCTGAAGAATTAAGTGAAGATGAGGGAAGTGCCGTTAAAGTTAACGGAAAAAGAGCTGGTGCCTATCGAGATACAGACGGACAGCTACACATCGTTGATACGACATGCACCCATATGTATTGTGAAGTTGAATGGAATAGTGGTGATCGTACGTGGGATTGTCCTTGTCATGGTTCAAGATACTCGATCGAAGGTGAAGTCATTGAAGGGCCAGCAAAAAAACCGTTACAAAAAATAGAAAAAACAGCTGAATAACCAATCTTTATAAACAAAAGGTGATGAATAATGACCGTATTTGACTTACATACTCATCACGAACGTTGTGGTCATGCGAAGGGAACGATCGAAGACTATATCACCGCAGCGATTTCAAATGGGTTAGATGTTATTGGTATCGCTGATCATTCGCCATACTTCCATTCCAAAGAGGACCACCCCTCTCCTGGTGTGACGATGGCCAAAAGTCAATTTAATGACTATGTAAACGAAGTCTTAACCTTTAAAGAAAAATATCGCGATAAAATCGATGTGTTACTTGGGATTGAATGTGACTATTTTCCTGCCCATATGGAGAGTTACCGTCAAGCGGTACGTAATATACCGTTTGACTACATTATTGGTTCCGTGCACTTCGTTGATGACATCAGCATTTTTAAAAAAGGGCGTTGGGAAGGACTGACTAAGGAACAAAAAATAAAAACAAAAGAAAGCTATTACTCCCTAATTGAACAGTCGGCACGGTCAGGAATGTTCCAAGTCCTCGGTCACATTGATGCGATGAAAGGTTTCTATCCTCAGTTTTCTGAGATCGAAACTGATGTCATTGACCAAACATTACAGGTGATTGCCGACCACGAGTTAGTCATTGAGGTTAATACGTCTGGAAAAACTAAAGATTCCGGTGGCTGGTACCCATCCGACGAGATTCTCGAGCGGGCTCTTTTTCACAATGTTTCAGTTACCTTCGGCTCAGATGCCCATGTACCTGAGCGGGTTGGTGATGAATTTAATATCGTTACCAAACGATTAAAAGAGATCGGCTATCATGAATGGGTATATTTTGTAGACCAAAAGAAAGTACCAGTTCCGATCTAGTACAAAAAGGAGCCCTCAACGGTTCGTATTTCAACCGCTAGGGCTCCTCTATTTTTATACCCGTTATTGTGTTACAAATTTCTCTTTTGCTTCAATACGACGACGATGTAAAATCGGTTCAGTGTATCCGCTAGGTTGGTCATATCCTTTGAAAATGAGATCACTTGCTGCCTGGAAGGCCACCGAGTTCTCATAGTTATCAGCCATCGGTCGGTATGAAGAATCACCAGCGTTTTGCTCATCAACAACCTTCGCCATTCGTTTTAAGGTCTCTAACACTTGTTCCTCTGTACAAATTCCATGGTGTAACCAGTTTGCCATATGCTGACTAGAAATACGGAGCGTTGCACGGTCTTCCATTAAGCCAACGTTATTAATATCAGGAACTTTTGAACATCCAACACCTTGGTCAATCCAACGAACAACATATCCAAGGACACCTTGAGCATTATTGTCTAGTTCATGCTGGATTTCTTCGGCACTCCATTGCGGATTCTCGGCTACCGGCACTTGTAAAATATCGTCTTTTAAGTCTGTGATTTTGCCCTTAAGTTCCGTTTGAACACTCGGAACATCGACTTGATGGTAATGCATGGCATGTAACGTTGCTGC comes from Desertibacillus haloalkaliphilus and encodes:
- a CDS encoding DUF2294 domain-containing protein encodes the protein MQKTQLKKSVLEAEISKSLTQWEKEYLGRGSVNVKTDIVRNMIIVILKGVLTPAEKELAKDPQGILDIKKTRAALIESGNQQLKSIIYEMTNEEVVSFHTDISVHNGERVIVFMLNDNLEKKLI
- a CDS encoding sodium-dependent bicarbonate transport family permease; translated protein: MIEIITENLLSPVVLFFVLGLIAAIFKSDLTFPKGLSEALSIYLLVAIGLKGGIELSNYTLEAVIQPIAGTLFLGIATPILTLIILRFTLKLDINNAIGLAATYGSVSIVTYGAALSFLENHSIGYESFMNAMVVLMEIPAILVALFIYGAIKTTKKQPMAPTKQVGITATPGLSWIDKDVLKESFFGKSVLLLVGSLFIGLIVGKDGLPVIEPLFIDLYNSVLMLFLLNMGIMAGERLDLIKKHGIKLVLFGICIPILYGVIGVLVGYAVNLSLGGMTLMGVLAASASYIAAPAALKTSVPHANPSIYLGLALGITFPFNLILGIPIYFTVAQWIA
- a CDS encoding FAD-dependent oxidoreductase, with protein sequence MSETNEVNENMPKYPEPYWTDSVDVKSFPKLKEDIKVDIAIVGGGITGITTAYLLVKAGMNVALVDADNILNGTTGHTTAKVTSQHDIIYNELVHHFGQEKAKLYYQATNDSYRFIKDTVNEFDIDCDFTEEDAYIYTNSDKYVIDLMNEYRTYEQLGIDGAYLENIPLPIDIKAAIVMKNQAQFHPLKYLEHLVHYIVDHGGAIYENTTAVDIEDDLYPKVVTRDGYKIKCDKVISCSHFPFYDKQSFYFSRMYADRSYVLAATVKADYPGGMYLSAEQPTRSLRSTPYNGENLILIGGEGHKAGQGKPMINHYQALEAFGEDLFGIKEIPYRWSTQDLTTLDKVPYIGQLTSKTENIFVATGYRKWGMTNGTAAALVLRDLVTQRTSPYKDLYSPSRFYSDPSLKYFLNENADVAKHLIQGKLEFALDLRKPEELSEDEGSAVKVNGKRAGAYRDTDGQLHIVDTTCTHMYCEVEWNSGDRTWDCPCHGSRYSIEGEVIEGPAKKPLQKIEKTAE
- a CDS encoding histidinol-phosphatase; the protein is MTVFDLHTHHERCGHAKGTIEDYITAAISNGLDVIGIADHSPYFHSKEDHPSPGVTMAKSQFNDYVNEVLTFKEKYRDKIDVLLGIECDYFPAHMESYRQAVRNIPFDYIIGSVHFVDDISIFKKGRWEGLTKEQKIKTKESYYSLIEQSARSGMFQVLGHIDAMKGFYPQFSEIETDVIDQTLQVIADHELVIEVNTSGKTKDSGGWYPSDEILERALFHNVSVTFGSDAHVPERVGDEFNIVTKRLKEIGYHEWVYFVDQKKVPVPI